Proteins encoded by one window of Mercenaria mercenaria strain notata chromosome 4, MADL_Memer_1, whole genome shotgun sequence:
- the LOC123550977 gene encoding uncharacterized protein LOC123550977 isoform X2 — translation MHNHVLVFFLLITIFGAAQCDLQKILERLAGPLGLKDSGQIKRGKDCVIDWSFEGKPVGFELKFEGICSDSCTKEKEIVYYSSRKGTIDHCLENLKNKIKKHEEL, via the exons ATGCATAACCATGTCTTggtattttttcttttgattaccATTTTCG GTGCAGCCCAGTGTGATTTACAAAAAATTCTAGAACGTTTAGCTGGTCCGCTCGGGTTGAAAGATTCTGGACAG ATAAAACGAGGGAAAGACTGCGTGATTGACTGGTCGTTTGAAGGCAAGCCTGTTGgatttgaattgaaatttgaagGCATCTGCTCTGATTCTTGTACAAAAGAAAAAGAGATCGTTTATTATTCCAGTAGAAAAGGAACAATAGATCACTGTCTTGAAAATCTaaagaacaaaattaaaaagcacgaagaattatga
- the LOC123550977 gene encoding uncharacterized protein LOC123550977 isoform X1 gives MHNHVLVFFLLITIFAGAAQCDLQKILERLAGPLGLKDSGQIKRGKDCVIDWSFEGKPVGFELKFEGICSDSCTKEKEIVYYSSRKGTIDHCLENLKNKIKKHEEL, from the exons ATGCATAACCATGTCTTggtattttttcttttgattaccATTTTCG CAGGTGCAGCCCAGTGTGATTTACAAAAAATTCTAGAACGTTTAGCTGGTCCGCTCGGGTTGAAAGATTCTGGACAG ATAAAACGAGGGAAAGACTGCGTGATTGACTGGTCGTTTGAAGGCAAGCCTGTTGgatttgaattgaaatttgaagGCATCTGCTCTGATTCTTGTACAAAAGAAAAAGAGATCGTTTATTATTCCAGTAGAAAAGGAACAATAGATCACTGTCTTGAAAATCTaaagaacaaaattaaaaagcacgaagaattatga
- the LOC123550973 gene encoding uncharacterized protein LOC123550973 codes for MIQESLIKRCVKKITDNHDVKITYGKLSTVILVLTISGASLAGLAKLLNTASDIAGTLGTEKCGQIPHENDCVINWCYHGMLKGIYWKYMGVCTHPCTKEVETVFYESRRGAVEHCLQNLMTKISEHEKYKTQDLEEHIKHEENEKHKKYEEHKKHEEI; via the exons ATGATTCAAGAATCGTTGATTAAACGCTGTGTAAAGAAAATAACGGATAATCATGACGTTAAGATAACGTACGGCAAGCTTTCTACAGTGATTCTTGTACTAACCATTTCGG GAGCATCACTGGCTGGTTTAGCAAAACTGTTAAATACTGCATCAGATATAGCTGGAACGCTCGGAACGGAAAAGTGTGGACAG ATACCGCATGAAAACGACTGCGTGATCAACTGGTGTTATCATGGCATGCTGAAGGGAATTTACTGGAAATACATGGGAGTATGCACGCATCCTTGTACAAAGGAAGTAGAGACCGTGTTTTATGAAAGCAGACGTGGCGCTGTTGAACATTGTCTACAAAACCTAATGACGAAAATCTCAGAACacgaaaaatataaaacacaggATTTAGAagaacatataaaacatgaagaaaatgaaaaacataagaAATATGAAGAACATAAAAAACATGAAGAGATATAG